From a single Bacillus sp. NEB1478 genomic region:
- a CDS encoding Cof-type HAD-IIB family hydrolase, with translation MTQPYLIALDLDGTLLTDDKKISKKTKEVLFKLMEKGHHVCISTGRPYRSSNMYYEELELNSPIVNFNGAFVHHPHDAKFGIHHSPLELDVAKRIIKACETFHVKNIMVEVLDDVYLKKHDEVIVNTFIMDENPLHIGDLHKTLTENPTAILVHPEDHHISELRSMLEKEHAEVIDQRVWAAPWNIIEVIRSGINKAKGLEKIAAYYNIPQERIVAFGDEDNDFEMIEYAGHGVAMGNAIDELKERANYVTLTNEEDGVAHYLTEVLALV, from the coding sequence GTGACACAACCATACTTAATTGCACTGGACCTTGATGGTACTTTATTAACAGATGATAAGAAAATTTCGAAAAAGACTAAAGAAGTATTATTTAAACTGATGGAAAAAGGTCATCATGTCTGTATTTCAACAGGAAGACCTTATCGCTCTTCCAATATGTACTATGAGGAACTCGAATTAAATTCTCCGATTGTTAACTTCAATGGAGCTTTCGTGCACCATCCTCATGATGCTAAGTTTGGTATTCATCATTCACCCCTCGAGCTTGATGTGGCAAAAAGAATCATTAAAGCGTGCGAAACTTTTCATGTGAAAAATATAATGGTTGAGGTTTTGGATGATGTTTATTTAAAAAAACATGATGAAGTAATCGTTAATACCTTTATCATGGATGAAAATCCGCTGCATATCGGTGATCTTCACAAGACTTTAACTGAAAATCCAACAGCTATTCTCGTCCATCCTGAAGATCATCACATTAGTGAATTAAGATCCATGCTGGAAAAAGAACATGCTGAAGTTATCGACCAAAGAGTTTGGGCTGCTCCATGGAATATCATTGAAGTAATTCGTTCCGGTATCAACAAAGCAAAAGGTCTAGAAAAAATAGCTGCTTATTACAATATTCCTCAGGAACGAATTGTTGCTTTTGGAGACGAAGACAATGACTTTGAAATGATTGAATACGCTGGACACGGAGTTGCAATGGGAAATGCTATTGATGAATTGAAGGAACGAGCAAATTACGTTACTTTAACAAATGAAGAAGACGGGGTCGCTCATTATTTAACTGAAGTTCTAGCTCTTGTTTAA